Below is a genomic region from Gopherus flavomarginatus isolate rGopFla2 chromosome 25, rGopFla2.mat.asm, whole genome shotgun sequence.
ACCAAAAGGGATGAGGGGATAGTGGAGACTTCAGGTGGGAAATACAAACACAAGTGTGGTAAGAGCATGTTTGACCCACCAAATGACAACAGACAGAAGGACTATCCCATACAGAGCAGTGTTTGCCAAATCACACATTTTGCTGAAACTGGAATGGATTTTTCGGACATGATCTAGCATAGCACTAGCCCAGGCTGCTCCAGTCTAGTCTCCCAAATCCCCTTTATCATTAGATTCTTTTCTCCCCCCTGACACCAAATTATTGACGTTCATAGACTGATCAGGTTGATCTTCATTGCAGGAACCCTACTGGTTAGTTAGAATAGGTAACTGTACAAGACATCGCTATCCCTTCCCAGTGAGCATAGGATGTTTTGTACAAAGCAGGAGTGGGAGCAGTGATCTCGGAAGCCTCATTTCCAGCCTGCCGATGGAGATGCTAATGTGATACCAGTAACTAAGGTCTTTTGAGAAATAAATCACTCGGCCTGTCCAGACATCTGATCCCCTCTCTGAAGTCTCACTCCCCAGCTGAGTTTTTGCCATCCCATGAGCGAGGAATTAGCTGGAGGGGCTAATCTGTGACTGGAGCTGGGGAAACCTTGATCCAAAGAAGCAACACAACCCCCTAAACAAATTACTTTACAATGAGGTATGTTATACACAGCAGAGTAGATTACACAGTTCCTACCACAGAACACACTGTCTATGCTACTGTTCAACTGAACCAGAAGAGACATCTCGCTCTACGCAAGGATGCCTGGGTCAGGGGTTTGAAATACTGAGTAACATGCTGGTATATAGTCCCATGGCAACATTCAGAGAGTAAAATTATGTTTCTACTGAAAAACGATGAAGGAAGGAGATCAAACTGTACACGACAACAGGCTGCACTGATAATGGGAAACACAAAACTCGCACAAGACAACTGCAACAACAACTCATTTTACATGCTAGGTTCTCTTGTCCTTCAAGTGCCGAGGCGTCTTTTTCCACTCATGTCCCATAGAATCCCCTAAGTTCTGCTTGCTGGTGTAAAAATGCTATGTTCAGAGCTATGGAAGGTAGTGTTTAAAATATAATACTATTGGTTTTATTTTACAGCATATTTAAGGCACAGTGTGAGAAAGCTGCTCCCACTCCGAGACGCGCACCCCTGTgtgatctctccctctctctctctccccctctgacagacacacacacacgcacacgcacacacagcagAGGCTGGCTGGTTCTGATGAGATGCTCGGGGAATTAATCACTTCTGATTTTTGAGCTGGTTGGAGAGCCAGTCCAATCCCTCGTAAAGCCCGTCTCCACTGGTGGCACATGTCGCTTGGATGTACCAGCTCCTCTGACGAAGAGAATGCAAGCCAAGTTTGTCCGTGATCTCTGCAGCATTCATAGCATTGGGAAGGTCCTAAAGAGAAGTTTAATCACATAATGTTATAACTAAAAATGCTTTGCTGCCACTGAAAAACACATTAAGATTAAACATTTTAACTGAAACAAGGCAGGACATTCCAACGCAGTTCTTTAACTAGAGAGCTCTCTGTACACAGTGGAACCCTGTCAAAGCTACTGAATCCTTGCTGGCTAACTGAGGAGTGTGCACACACACCATAGTGGTGCACCATAAAGACAAGACAGGCTGATCaggaccagtgttccctctaagctgtgcatCCGTGCAGCTGCTCAGCAGTCAAATCAAGTGCTGTGTACTTCAGgtgcccctccccactgcccctgccctctgccttggagttcctggccagctgctcctgggagcctcctgtgCAGAGCGGGGGTGGCGGAGGTTTAAGTCAGGGTGTCCTCCCCGCCCATGTACCCGATCTCCgcagagcgggggggaggggatgggacatgacagggctcaggagcagAATGTGGGATGGAGTTGCTGCTGTGTTTGTACAAGCAGGCTTCAGACTGGTGAGTGCCGATCTACTTAAAGGGGCAGCATTCGCCTATCTctctgtgtgtgcgcgcgcaacacacacagtctcagtctctcttcacacacacacacactctctgtctctcttcacaCAGTCACTGTCTTAGACAATCTGTCATACACCCCATGTCTGTCTGTCACACCCATCCACCATCTCTCATACAGAGACACCCCCATGCCCAGCCCCGCTATCTCATCTCTTTCCACATACACCGTCTctctacatatacacacacacacacacaccccacatctgTCTCTCcaactgtcccccccccccccgctatctgtctctctcacacacactcacctcccaacacatacttgttgtgttgttgttacttcttggtacttcctgcaatgcacatattctctgtaattttattctttcacagtgctgttttagttttttgactggtctgtgcatttcataattttatttgtcttatgcttaaatttaattctttgagagtgagttctaaaatgcctaacctgtcctggctggagtaattatccctatggtaatcTTTAAAAGTATATATTGTATTTggatttttgtttctactggtggcacaCATCTGCACATATCtcgatattggtgcacataaaattcattctgcacatggatggaaaaaattagagggaacactgattCAGGAACCCACCTGTCTGCTACCCAATTTACTTGAAGTGTAACATCTGAAAGCTTTCAGATGAAAGTGAAGCAAATAACTGAAGTCTGCTATGATGGGGAGAGGAGCATATGTTCAGCTATGAATTTCAGTATGAACGGGTCTGACTTGTCATTTGAATTTGCTGTGCCTGCCATGCTAATGAACTGTTCACTGATTCCTACATTCCTAAGCAGGTAGGCAAAATGGCTGGAAGAACCAGCGGGAATGTCAGGCAAGTATTGCAAGGCTGGCATGGTTTACAAGCAAATTTTAACTGGAGAGTTGAGTGTAGTTGGAAGAATCTAATCCAGACACTGACAgcaggagagggacagagtgACAACAGATCAGCCTCGCAAGAACTGAAACTTAGCCAGCTCAGGTACAAATACCATTTGCCCACCCTTCCCATGAGGATAATGAGGATGCTAAGAATATTTGCTCCACTAAATTAAGATTTACTCTCCCAGAACAGCAAAATTTCACAAGGCTGAATTACTAGAAGTCCCAGAACATCAgagttcttcccccaccccatctaatCTCTCCCAGGCAAAGACTGCACCAGCGCTGTGCACTAGCAAGAACTCATTGGGTAGTTCCGGTTTCAGaaggtaaatatttttattttatttagtaagAACTAGAACATTTCCCACAGCCAGTTCATTGTCTAGCCTGGAACCTTTTCCTGGTTAGGATCATAGACTtacagattccaaagccagaagcaaccattgtgatcatctagtctgacctcctgtgtagtaCAGGCCCTGGAACTGCTCctcaataattccttttgaactagagcagatcttgcaGAAGATTTAAAGACTGCCAATGCTAGCAATCACAAGGGCCACCCATGAAGACCTAGAAGAGGCAGGGATCAGGAAACACCTCACCTGTTTGTTTACAAACACTAGTAAAACGGCGTCCCGGAGCTCATCTTCTGCCAACATTCTGGTGAGCTCTTCTCTTGCTTCATTCACTCGCTCCCTATCATTGCTGTCCACTACAAAGATTAAGCCTACGCAGGAGTCAGAGGAGAGATGCAATCAGTGTTCAGTAATAACTACGTCATGCAGGAAGGgccagactgagtcagaccaatggcccatgtagcccagtatcctctctgacactggccagatgcttcagagggaatgaacagccaGGGCAATTTCAGGTGATCCACCCCTGCTGACCACTTTcaacttctggcagttggagggttAGGGACATCTGGACATGGCGTTGTGTCcccgaccatcttggctaatagtcactgatggacctgtcctccatgacaCTTTGACCTAGTTCTTAGATAAAGAAAAGTTAGCGAACCTGTCCTTTCAATTACATGCCAAAGATTATGAATTTTCACCTTATGCAAAGCTAATTCCTCAAGCTTCCACTCCTGATAAAACACAAGTAAAGTTGGAGTATGGATGATAAGTCATCCCAGCCACTCTTATTTAACCAAAGACCCCAACGTCTGAAAGTGTCACATTGAAACTGGGACACAATTTCTACTGCACGCTGCAAGAAAAAGTTAACCCTGCTGCCTCTTTGTAGGCCTTTTAAAGTAATGCTTCTTAACCCAGGCCATCGCTATCACAAGCAAAGCTGCAGCATCATATGCTTCTGGGACAGAGTTAGGTTTTGTCTGGACAACCAGCTATTTGGATCTCCCAATGTTTTTATGGCCTAGTAATCAGAGAGGCAGTCTAAAACCATCACTGAACTGCCTGTTTTGTCAGCCGTGCATCTTCAGGTCAGCTAAGGAGTCAAGTCTCTGTGCACAGGAGTGcagaatcacagaatctcagggttggaagagatctcaggaggtatctagtccaaccccctgctcaaaacaggaccaatccccaactaaatcatcccagctagggcttttgtcaagccgggccttaaaccTTTAAGGagggaggttccaccacctccctagggaacccattccagtgcttcaccaccctcctagtgaaaaagtttttcctaatatccaacctaaacctcccccactgcaacttgagaccattactccttgttcggtCATCTGCTACCACAGAGAATAGTCTAGATTCATCTTCTTTGGaagcccctttcaggtagttgaaagcagctatcaaatcccccctcattcttctcttctgcagactacataatcccagttccctcagccactgTAAAACATGCACGGCTCATATCCAGCAACTTGCTCTGCAAAGCCAAAAACTAAACTCCAACATTAAGCCTTAGTTTGAGCTTGTTTACAGAGTGAGGTGCTAAAATTCAGAGGGCTTCCAGCAATATAAACTGCACGTGgatcctctcccaggcttccaccCTCCCAATTTCTTAAATAGGTCATTTTGGAGGTGTGGGCTGTATCTCAGGAAACCCTTCACTAAATTACCTGGGACTTGCACAAAAGGCTCTACTCAGGCTCTGAACTGCCACGTCAGTCACATTGATTTAACTGTGTGTGTGGCAGGTAAGAGTGGTTTCAAGAAGTGTTTAAACAGTAACCTTAACTATGGAAACCATAGCAGCCACTCCACAATTAAGTAAAGAGTTAAGGAGTGGCACAGAGGGGGAAGTGAAAGACAGAACATAAGACTGATGTTTGTTGGCTTAGAGAAGCCACGGCTCAGGCCTGAACAGTCACAAGCACAAGGTGGACAGCATTTAGATGCGACATTTACAGTATTTATGAGGTTTAAATATGTGCACTTACCTTGTGTGTTCTGGAAATAGTGCCGCCAGAGGGGTCTGATTTTGTCCTGGCCACCCACATCCCAGACCGTGAAGCTTATGTTTTTGTATTCGACAGTCTCCACATTGAAACCTgcatgggggagagagaactGGAATTTAAATATAGGCCAAGCTGATAAGGGTGAAGTAGACTTTGCATTGCTATATTGCCTTTCATCCACGGAACTCAGAGCTTTTTAAGTCTTAAGCCTTAACATCTGAGAGCTAGGCAAGGGTCACCATTTAAATGCAGACTCCTCTGAGGTGGAATGTGACAGTTGTTTGAaagcacacagcaacactacatTTTCTAATCTAAACTGTGAATATCATAGTCAACTGAAACTGCAAGGAAAGTAGGAAAACGAATTCTCCCATGTTAGAATTTTGCCCGCAGTCTGGAGTTAGTGCCTCATGTCTTCTCAGAAATGCAATAttctgaggtggcaaaatttgcagacaatacaaaactacaagatatttaagtcccaagcagacagtgaagagctacagaaggatctctcaaaactgagtgactgggcaatgaaatggcagatgaaattcaatgttgataaatgcaaagtaatacatactggaaacaatcccaactatacatataaaatgatggggtctaaattagctgttaccactcaagatagatcttggcatcattgtggatagctctctgaaaacgtccatgcaatgtgcaacagcagtcaaagCAAACTGAATTCTcaggcctgtgctatgcagg
It encodes:
- the LOC127040621 gene encoding ADP-ribosylation factor 2; this encodes MGNVFEKLFKNLFGKKEMRILMVGLDAAGKTTILYKLKLGEIVTTIPTIGFNVETVEYKNISFTVWDVGGQDKIRPLWRHYFQNTQGLIFVVDSNDRERVNEAREELTRMLAEDELRDAVLLVFVNKQDLPNAMNAAEITDKLGLHSLRQRSWYIQATCATSGDGLYEGLDWLSNQLKNQK